A genomic region of Oryza glaberrima chromosome 1, OglaRS2, whole genome shotgun sequence contains the following coding sequences:
- the LOC127760109 gene encoding cytochrome P450 710A1-like, with amino-acid sequence MVDSLLYGLLDLRMAAPLLAAAVALYILVEQLSYHRKKGSLPGPPLVVPFIGSATHMIRDPTGFWEMQAARARKSGVGFTADFLAGKFTIFIRDSELSNRVFANVRPDAFFVIGHPFGKKLFGDHNLIYLFGDDHKDLRRRMATNFTPRALSTYAAIQQRVIVSHLRRWLDRSAANGGKAEPIRVPCRDMNLETSQTVFAGPYLTEEARERFKSDYNLFNVGLLAFPVDLPGLAFRRARQAVARLVRMLRDCARESKARMRAGGEPECLVDYWMQETVREIDEAKAAGLPPPAHISDDEEIGGFLFDFLFAAQDASTSSLCWAVSALDSHPDVLARVRAEVASLWSPDSGEPITADKIAEMKYTKAVAREVVRHRPPATLMPHIALQDFQLTESYTIPKGTLVLPSMYESSFQGFHEPDAFDPERFFSEARREDVVYKRNFLAFGAGPHQCVGQRYALNHLVIFMALFVSLVDFRRERTEGCDVPVYMPTIVPRDGCVVYLKQRCANLPSF; translated from the coding sequence ATGGTGGACTCGCTGCTATACGGGCTCCTAGACCTGCGCATGGCGGCGCCATTGCTTGCAGCTGCCGTGGCGTTGTACATCCTTGTCGAGCAGCTGTCCTACCACCGCAAGAAAGGGTCCCTGCCAGGGCCGCCGCTCGTCGTGCCGTTCATCGGCAGCGCCACGCACATGATCCGCGACCCGACCGGGTTCTGGGAAATGCAGGCTGCTCGCGCTAGAAAGTCCGGCGTTGGGTTCACCGCCGACTTCCTGGCCGGTAAGTTCACGATCTTCATCCGCGACTCGGAGTTGTCCAACCGCGTCTTCGCGAACGTCCGCCCCGACGCCTTCTTCGTCATCGGCCACCCGTTCGGCAAGAAGCTCTTCGGCGACCACAACCTCATCTACCTGTTCGGCGACGACCACAAGGACCTGCGCCGCCGTATGGCGACCAACTTCACGCCGCGCGCGCTCTCCACCTACGCCGCCATCCAGCAGCGCGTCATCGTCTCCCACCTCCGGCGGTGGCTCGACCGTAGCGCCGCCAACGGCGGCAAGGCCGAGCCGATACGGGTGCCCTGCCGCGACATGAACCTCGAGACCTCGCAGACGGTGTTCGCGGGGCCGTACCTCACCGAGGAGGCGAGGGAGAGGTTCAAGAGCGACTACAATCTCTTCAATGTAGGCCTCTTGGCCTTCCCCGTTGACCTGCCGGGGCTCGCGTTCCGGCGTGCGAGGCAAGCCGTGGCGAGGCTGGTGCGCATGCTCCGCGATTGCGCGAGGGAGAGCAAGGCGCGGatgcgcgccggcggcgagccagaGTGCCTCGTGGACTACTGGATGCAGGAGACGGTGCGGGAGATCGACGAGGCCAAGGCGGcggggctgccgccgccggcgcacatctccgacgacgaggagatCGGGGGCTTCCTCTTCGACTTCCTCTTCGCGGCGCAGGACGcgtccacctcctccctctgctGGGCCGTGTCCGCGCTGGACTCCCACCCGGACGTGCTCGCCCGCGTGCGCGCCGAGGTGGCCTCCCTCTGGTCCCCCGACTCCGGCGAGCCCATCACCGCCGATAAGATCGCCGAAATGAAGTACACAAAGGCTGTTGCTCGCGAGGTGGTCCGGCACCGCCCACCGGCGACGCTGATGCCACACATCGCCTTGCAGGACTTCCAGCTGACGGAATCGTACACGATCCCTAAGGGCACCCTGGTGCTCCCGTCGATGTACGAGTCGTCGTTTCAGGGGTTCCATGAACCCGACGCGTTCGACCCGGAGCGCTTCTTCTCGGAGGCGCGGAGGGAGGACGTGGTGTACAAGCGCAACTTCCTCGCGTTCGGCGCCGGCCCGCACCAGTGCGTCGGTCAGCGGTACGCGCTCAACCACCTCGTCATCTTCATGGCGCTCTTCGTCTCCCTCGTCGACTTCCGGCGTGAGAGGACGGAGGGCTGCGACGTGCCGGTGTACATGCCGACCATCGTGCCGAGGGACGGCTGCGTCGTCTACCTCAAGCAGCGGTGCGCGAATTTACCGTCGTTCTGA